A single genomic interval of Macaca nemestrina isolate mMacNem1 chromosome 14, mMacNem.hap1, whole genome shotgun sequence harbors:
- the LOC139358310 gene encoding interferon alpha-1/13-like: protein MESGPGALRKWKSVCSLFKSSARSKAFRKPRAQGSESPISASPEASAISTMALPFALLMALVVLSCKSSCSLGCDLPETHSLDNRRTMMLLKQMSRISPSSCLMDRHDFGFPQQEFDGNQFQKAPAISVLHELIQQTFNLFTTKDSSAAWDEDLLDKFCTELYQQLNDLEACVMQQERVGEAPLMNADSTLAVKKYFRRITLYLTEKKYSPCAWEVVRAEIMRSFSLSTNLQERLRRKE from the coding sequence atggaaagtGGCCCAGGAGCATTAAGAAAGTGGAAATCAGTATGTTCCCTATTTAAGTCATCGGCTCGAAGCAAGGCCTTCAGAAAACCTAGAGCCCAAGGTTCAGAGTCACCCATCTCAGCAAGCCCAGAAGCGTCTGCAATATCTACGATGGCCTTGCCCTTTGCTTTACTGATGGCCCTGGTGGTGCTCAGCTGCAAGTCAAGCTGCTCTCTGGGCTGTGATCTGCCTGAGACCCACAGCCTGGATAACAGAAGGACCATGATGCTCCTGAAACAAATGAGCAGAAtctctccttcctcctgtctGATGGACAGACATGACTTTGGATTTCCCCAGCAGGAGTTTGATGGCAACCAGTTCCAGAAGGCTCCAGCCATCTCTGTCCTCCATGAGCTGATCCAGCAGACCTTCAACCTCTTTACCACAAAAGACTCATCTGCTGCTTGGGATGAGGACCTCCTAGACAAATTCTGCACTGAACTCTACCAGCAGCTGAATGACTTGGAAGCCTGTGTCATGCAGCAGGAGAGGGTGGGAGAAGCTCCCCTGATGAATGCGGACTCCACCTTGGCTGTGAAGAAATACTTCCGAAGAATCACTCTCTATCTGACAGAGAAGAAATACAGCccttgtgcctgggaggttgtCAGAGCAGAAATCATGAGATCTTTCTCTTTATCAACAAACTTGCAAGAAAGATTAAGGAGGAAGGAATAA
- the LOC105498425 gene encoding interferon alpha-1/13 — MTLPFALLMALVVLSCKSSCSLGCDLPETHSLDNRRTMMLLKQMSRISPSSCLMDRHDFGFPQQEFDGNQFQKAPAISVLHELIQQTFNLFTTKDSSAAWDEDLLDKFCTELYQQLNDLEACVIQQERVGEAPLMNADSTLAVKKYFRRITLYLTEKKYSPCAWEVVRAEIMRSFSLSTNLQERLRRKE; from the coding sequence ATGACCTTGCCCTTTGCTTTACTGATGGCCCTGGTGGTGCTCAGCTGCAAGTCAAGCTGCTCTCTGGGCTGTGATCTGCCTGAGACCCACAGCCTGGATAACAGAAGGACCATGATGCTCCTGAAACAAATGAGCAGAAtctctccttcctcctgtctGATGGACAGACATGACTTTGGATTTCCCCAGCAGGAGTTTGATGGCAACCAGTTCCAGAAGGCTCCAGCCATCTCTGTCCTCCATGAGCTGATCCAGCAGACCTTCAACCTCTTTACCACAAAAGACTCATCTGCTGCTTGGGATGAGGACCTCCTAGACAAATTCTGCACTGAACTCTACCAGCAGCTGAATGACTTGGAAGCCTGTGTCATACAGCAGGAGAGGGTGGGAGAAGCTCCCCTGATGAATGCGGACTCCACCTTGGCTGTGAAGAAATACTTCCGAAGAATCACTCTCTATCTGACAGAGAAGAAATACAGCccttgtgcctgggaggttgtCAGAGCAGAAATCATGAGATCTTTCTCTTTATCAACAAACTTGCAAGAAAGATTAAGGAGGAAGGAATAA